The DNA sequence GATTCCAATGGCCTTTTCAAGTTCTGAAACGGCATCTTTATAGTTTCGTTTTTGATACCACTCGACACCTTTTTTAAAATGAATTAAAGCTTCTTTTTGGTCAAACAGCGGTTCATCGGATGTCTGCATTGGGCCTTCGGGTTCGTTCAAATCCGTTTGAGGATCATCTGTTTGAGCTGGAACAGATTTTTCTGTTTCTGGCGTTAAGGGTTGAGAAGTGGTTTGCTCCTGAGAAAGGGCCTGAAGGGAATATAGAGTAAGAATCATTCCGGTCAGGATCAAAATATATGAAAAATAAAATTTTTTCATCGAAGGTTTCCCGGATTATTAAAAGCCTTATCTTTCAACAGAGGCATATCTATTGTAGCACTTTTTCTTAAAATGGCCATCCATTCACCCATGGCTGTTTCACTTCTTTCCTGAAAAAGTCTTT is a window from the Nitrospirota bacterium genome containing:
- a CDS encoding tetratricopeptide repeat protein → MKKFYFSYILILTGMILTLYSLQALSQEQTTSQPLTPETEKSVPAQTDDPQTDLNEPEGPMQTSDEPLFDQKEALIHFKKGVEWYQKRNYKDAVSELEKAIGINPDYKEAYYLLGYAYYKEGKMEPSRNAFNQAYDLDNRYSPLPPK